One window of Aspergillus oryzae RIB40 DNA, chromosome 3 genomic DNA carries:
- a CDS encoding RpiB/LacA/LacB family sugar-phosphate isomerase (ribose 5-phosphate isomerase RpiB): MACDEAGQPYKETLKAALEKNPLVESVDDVGVNSTSDKTAYPHPAVAGAKLIKEGKADRGLFICGTGLGVAIAANKVPGIRAVTAHDSFSVERAILSNDAHVLCFGQRVIGIELAKKLANEWVTYRFDPKSASAAKVQAISDYEAEFAKAQ, encoded by the coding sequence ATGGCCTGTGATGAGGCTGGCCAACCCTACAAGGAGACTCTCAAGGCAGCCCTTGAGAAGAACCCTCTGGTCGAGTCCGTCGATGATGTTGGTGTCAACTCGACCTCCGACAAGACTGCCTACCCTCACCCCGCCGTCGCCGGTGCTAAGCTCATCAAGGAGGGTAAGGCAGACCGTGGTCTCTTCATCTGCGGTACAGGTCTGGGTGTTGCCATCGCCGCCAACAAGGTTCCCGGTATCCGTGCCGTCACTGCCCACGACTCCTTCTCCGTCGAGCGTGCTATCCTGAGCAACGACGCCCACGTTCTCTGCTTCGGTCAGCGTGTCATTGGCATTGAGCTCGCGAAGAAGCTTGCCAACGAGTGGGTTACCTACCGCTTCGACCCCAAGAGCGCATCTGCCGCCAAGGTCCAGGCTATCTCCGACTACGAGGCCGAATTCGCCAAGGCTCAGTAG
- a CDS encoding triose-phosphate isomerase (triosephosphate isomerase), with product MASAEQTYPVLPSTLLIISLKMYFTPTRTLDYLRALLDPKNDIVRPENRSKLLLALIPDFLTIYPSNEIIKNYESSLAPQEAKALPPPFLLGAQDCFWEPLGAYTGEVSPLALRSMGVSIVELGHAERRSIFGETDDQTGRKAAAASAHGMVPLVCIGEVTAPGPVASQAVGLAVRECEVQVRAVLKAIPAHAPVIFAYEPVWAIGKPKPAGVDHISAVVDGIKAVIGERPGDVRILYGGSAGPGLWGAGGLGKAVDGMFLGRFAHEIEGVRKVIREVEETLNVA from the coding sequence ATGGCCTCCGCGGAGCAGACATACCCGGTGCTCCCCAGCACCTTACTCATCATCTCCCTGAAGATGTACTTCACACCCACCCGAACATTAGATTATCTCCGCGCCCTCCTCGACCCCAAAAATGACATTGTGCGGCCAGAGAACCGCTCCAAGCTCCTGTTGGCCCTGATCCCCGACTTCCTGACCATCTACCCCAGCAACGAAATCATCAAAAACTATGAATCCAGCCTAGCCCCTCAGGAAGCCAAGGCCCTGCCGCCCCCGTTCCTCCTCGGCGCCCAGGACTGCTTCTGGGAGCCGCTGGGCGCATACACCGGGGAAGTATCCCCACTCGCTCTCCGCTCCATGGGCGTGTCCATCGTCGAACTGGGCCACGCCGAGCGCCGCTCCATCTTCGGCGAAACAGACGACCAGACAGGTCGCAAGGCCGCTGCGGCCTCCGCGCACGGTATGGTGCCGCTCGTATGCATTGGCGAGGTCACAGCGCCTGGCCCCGTTGCGTCCCAGGCCGTCGGACTCGCCGTGCGCGAGTGCGAGGTGCAAGTCCGCGCAGTCCTAAAAGCCATCCCCGCCCATGCCCCTGTGATCTTCGCCTATGAGCCCGTGTGGGCGATCGGGAAACCCAAGCCCGCTGGAGTCGATCACATTTCTGCCGTGGTGGACGGCATCAAGGCGGTGATTGGGGAGCGTCCTGGGGACGTCCGTATTTTGTATGGGGGAAGTGCCGGGCCGGGCCTGTGGGGCGCGGGCGGTCTGGGGAAAGCCGTTGACGGCATGTTCCTGGGGAGATTCGCCCATGAGATCGAGGGTGTGCGGAAGGTGATCAGGGAAGTCGAGGAGACGTTGAACGTtgcttga
- a CDS encoding dihydroorotate dehydrogenase 2 (dihydroorotate dehydrogenase) encodes MASNSINIAFRSAGPRARAIPSLRCSQRPSILHRQPVFRQTGLRYASDTTAEATEAVKQAPKKAGRGLRKTVISTSLALTLLVGFVYGTDTRASLHRYGVVPLIRLLYPDAEDAHHIGVDALKNLYKLGLHPRERGNQDGDGVLATEVFGYTLTNPIGISAGLDKHAEIPDPLFELGPGIVEVGGTTPLPQEGNPRPRVFRVVSQKAMINRYGLNSKGADHMAAVLQQRVRDYAYAHGFGLHDLAEERVLNGEAGVPPGSLRPGRLLAVQVAKNKVTPDADIEAIKRDYVYCVDRVAKYADILVVNVSSPNTPGLRDLQATAPLTAILKAVVGAAKSVDRKTKPYVMVKVSPDEDADEQVSGICAAVQGSGVDGVIVGNTTNRRPEPLPKGVPLSPKEQTTLKETGGYSGPQLFDRTVALVARYRALLDQAPVTPELAEAAQDATTKLVQAEPDSENVPPVEAPSPANQFPRKVIFASGGITNGKQAQAVLDAGASVAMMYTGIVYGGSGTVTRVKQEMREEKKA; translated from the exons ATCTAACTCAATTAATATTGCCTTCAGGTCTGCAGGGCCTAGAGCTCGCGCAATCCCTTCTCTCCGCTGTTCTCAGCGACCGTCAATCCTCCACAGACAGCCTGTGTTTCGGCAAACAGGCTTGAGGTATGCCTCGGATACTACCGCAGAGGCAACGGAGGCCGTGAAGCAGGCGCCCAAGAAGGCAGGCCGGGGACTCCGGAAGACTGTGATTAGTACTTCCTTGGCTCTTACCCTTCTAGTTGGCTTCGTGTATGGAACAGATACTAGGGCTAGTCTTCATCGTTATGGCGTGGTCCCTCTGATCCGGCTGTTGTACCCTGATGCGGAGGATGCGCACCATATTGGGGtggatgctttgaagaaTCTTTACAAGCTTGGACTCCACCCCAGAGAACGGGGCAACCAGGACGGTGATGGTGTCCTCGCTACCGAG GTCTTCGGATACACCTTAACCAACCCGATTGGTATTTCCGCTGGACTAGACAAGCACGCCGAAATCCCGGACCCTCTCTTTGAGCTCGGACCTGGAATTGTCGAAGTGGGTGGTACCACTCCGCTACCACAAGAAGGTAACCCCCGGCCTCGTGTCTTCCGGGTCGTGTCCCAGAAAGCTATGATCAACCGATACGGTCTCAACTCCAAGGGTGCCGACCATATGGCAGCTGTTCTGCAACAGAGAGTCCGCGACTACGCTTACGCCCATGGATTCGGATTGCACGACCTGGCTGAGGAGCGTGTCCTGAACGGCGAAGCTGGTGTTCCCCCGGGCAGTCTCCGGCCAGGACGACTTCTCGCTGTTCAGGTCGCAAAGAACAAGGTCACCCCAGATGCCGACATCGAAGCCATCAAGCGTGACTATGTGTACTGCGTTGATCGGGTGGCCAAGTACGCTGATATTCTCGTGGTGAATGTTTCGAGCCCGAACACTCCCGGTTTGCGTGATCTCCAGGCGACTGCCCCTCTTACCGCCATCCTGAAGGCCGTCGTCGGCGCAGCAAAGAGCGTCGACCGCAAAACCAAGCCCTATGTCATGGTCAAGGTCAGCCCCGACGAGGACGCAGACGAACAAGTCTCCGGCATTTGCGCCGCAGTCCAGGGCTCTGGCGTCGACGGTGTAATTGTGGGAAACACAACTAACCGCCGCCCTGAGCCCCTGCCGAAGGGCGTACCCCTCTCCCCGAAAGAACAGACCACCCTGAAAGAGACCGGTGGTTACTCTGGCCCTCAACTCTTCGACCGCACAGTGGCCCTGGTAGCTCGGTACAGAGCTCTCCTCGACCAAGCGCCCGTTACCCCGGAACTCGCCGAAGCTGCCCAGGACGCTACTACGAAACTGGTACAGGCGGAACCGGACTCGGAAAACGTTCCTCCAGTAGAAGCGCCTAGTCCCGCTAACCAGTTCCCCCGTAAAGTCATCTTTGCCTCGGGAGGTATCACCAACGGCAAGCAGGCTCAGGCTGTCCTTGATGCTGGAGCCTCCGTCGCTATGATGTATACGGGTATTGTGTATGGTGGTAGCGGCACGGTGACTCGTGTCAAGCAGGAGATGcgcgaggagaagaaagcttAG